In Spirochaeta thermophila DSM 6578, the DNA window CCCCTCTCGTGTTGGGAGTGGGGGAACACGAGATGTTCCTCGCCTCCGATGTCTCCGCCCTCCTGGGGCATACCCGACAGGTGGTCTACCTGGAAGACAACGAGGTGGTGAGGGTCACCCCTGAGGAGTTCCTGACCACGGACCTGAGGAACACCGTCATCGACAAGAAGGTGGAACTCATCACGTGGGAGCTGGAGGAGATAGAGAAGGGCCCCTACCAGCACTACATGCTCAAGGAGATCTTCGAACAGCCTGAGTCGATCAAGCGGGCCATGCAGGGGAGGATCGACGAGGAGTATGCCACCGCCCACCTGGGAGGGCTCAACATGACCAGTCGCGAGCTCCTCGAGGTGGAGCAGGTGGTGATCATCGGTGCAGGCACCTCCTACTATGCGGGTATGCTCGGGGCGTATGTGATCGAGCAGCTCGCGAGGATCCCTGCGGTGGCGGAGCTCTCTTCCGAGATCCGCTATCGGAACCCGGTGGTGAGGAAGAACACCCTCTACTTCGCGGTCTCGCAGTCGGGTGAGACGGCCGACACCCTCTACGCCCTTCGAGAGCTCAAGCGGAAGGGGGCCCGCGTCCTCGGGATCTGCAACGTGGTGGGCTCCTCCATCCCCAGGGAATCCGACGGCGGGGTGTACATCCACTCGGGGCCGGAGATCGCGGTGGCCTCCACCAAGGCCTTCACCTCGCAGGTGACGGCCTTCTACCTCTTCGCGCTCCTCATGGCGAGGATGCGCCATCTCTCCTACGAGGAGGGCCTCCTGTTCATACGGGCTCTCCGCGAGGTTCCGGAAAGACTGCGGGAGGTGCTCGAGAAGGCTCCGGAGATCAAGGCCCTTGCCCGGAAGTACGCATGGGTGAAGAACTTCCTCTTCCTCGGAAGAGGTCTCAACTATCCGGTGGCCCTCGAGGGGGCGCTCAAGCTCAAGGAGGTCTCGTACATCCACGCCGAGGGCTACAGTGCGGCGGAGATCAAGCATGGACCCATCGCGCTCATCAATCCCGAGACGCCGAGCGTGTTCCTCGTGCCCCATGATGAGCTACGTGAGAAGGTCCTGAGCAACATGAAGGAGGTCAAGTCACGAGGGGGGAAGGTGGTCGCCCTGTGCACCGAGGGAGATCCGGATGTGAGGGAGATCGCCGATGATGTGATCGAGATTCCGGCGGTCTACCGGTACATGTATCCCTACCTCATGGTGGTTCCTCTCCAGCTCTTCGCCTACTACATGGCCCTCGAACTGGGACGCGATGTGGATCAGCCGCGGAACCTCGCGAAGAGCGTCACGGTGGAATGACGGGATAAACCACCTCCCCATGGGTGCCGATCCTGTATAGTGGGATGAAAGGCAGTGGTGTCCTGGCGTGTCTCCTCCTCTCCGTCGGCGCGCTCGGAGGACTCGATCTCTCTCTTTCACCGGACGACCTTCTCGTCGAACAGGCCCTAGAGGGGGGGTATCATCTCTGGATCAGGAAGAAACCGGACATTGCCTCGGTCCTGCTCACGGAGTCCACGGAGGACCCAGCGAGAAAGGTGGCATCCTACGCCTTCCGCACCACGGAGTACAATCCCGTGAACGGGGACGAGCGGCGGATCCTCGACGGTGAGTTCCTCGATACCTCGAGGGGCTACCACCTGGTGGA includes these proteins:
- the glmS gene encoding glutamine--fructose-6-phosphate transaminase (isomerizing) produces the protein MCGIIGYCGPKPTARVLLEGLKRLEYRGYDSAGIATVRDGALTVIKRAGKIKDLEGIVPQDLDGEYGIGHTRWATHGGVTDTNAHPHVSQNGKIAVVHNGIIENFQSLKETLEERGYRFVSETDSEVLAHLIEDFYEGSLEEAVKRALSLVKGTYGLLCVHADEPQVIVGARNGSPLVLGVGEHEMFLASDVSALLGHTRQVVYLEDNEVVRVTPEEFLTTDLRNTVIDKKVELITWELEEIEKGPYQHYMLKEIFEQPESIKRAMQGRIDEEYATAHLGGLNMTSRELLEVEQVVIIGAGTSYYAGMLGAYVIEQLARIPAVAELSSEIRYRNPVVRKNTLYFAVSQSGETADTLYALRELKRKGARVLGICNVVGSSIPRESDGGVYIHSGPEIAVASTKAFTSQVTAFYLFALLMARMRHLSYEEGLLFIRALREVPERLREVLEKAPEIKALARKYAWVKNFLFLGRGLNYPVALEGALKLKEVSYIHAEGYSAAEIKHGPIALINPETPSVFLVPHDELREKVLSNMKEVKSRGGKVVALCTEGDPDVREIADDVIEIPAVYRYMYPYLMVVPLQLFAYYMALELGRDVDQPRNLAKSVTVE